The DNA sequence ACATACATTGTTAGATTTTATGTCACATTAAACTCAAAACAACCTCAAAACTTTTTGACGGAAAGCGAGGGTGTCTGCACGTTTTAAGTGGAAAAATCGAGACGagagattactaatgtgagatggggaaggggcggagcttgtaggtggtgtcagttaatatcagagagttcaaaacacctgcacaaatATTTCCAGATTAATAAGTTTATTGGCTCATCTCCCATTTTGTTGGGGAGAAAAAAGTCTGCTCTTTGGgcataatgaataataaatagcgtactctgatgttaaactgaggaaaatgtttaaaGGTTGGCACGTCTGGTAATCtaatataatcagagtaaatGTCAGTGGATGTCACGGCAGTGTAATATAGTTTAGAGATGATTAAATTGTACAAGCCTACCCAGTACAGTGTTGTAGAAAATCATGTTTCACAGTGGGAAATGCATGATATGTTAGTTATATTGCCATGAAGTGGCAGCTTCCTGTATAGTGCCAATgagatatatatttatgtttttcattaaatgtcTAAGTACTGGCACCCCTTCCatggtgtcccccgccttgtgccctgagtcccctgggataggctccaggctcccccgcatccctgtgtaggataagcagtacagaaaattgatggatggattaaaTGTCTAAGTAATTGTGAAAGTAAATCCTAAAAACAGATGTTCTACTCCATCAAAGCGAAACAAATGGCGAGTTGAAAAGTCTGCAGCTCTAAATCGAGATGTTTTCTCTTTCCAGGTCAGGAAGATTACGATCGGTTGCGACCCCTGAGCTATCCCCAAACTGATGTCTTCTTAGTTTGTTTCTCTGTAGTTTCACCATCATCCTTTGAAAATGTCAAGGAAAAAGTATGTTTCTtttcagcaaaaacaaaaccatcatGTTTTCAGCATATTTAGCCTTGGTATAATAAAGTTGAAATTTTATTGATAAGCGTTTCTTTCCCTCCTCTTGCATGCAGTGGGTGCCTGAGATTACCCACCACTGTCCAAAGACCCCATTCCTGCTGGTTGGAACTCAGATTGACTTACGAGACGATCCTTCAACCATTGAGAAGCTTGCCAAGAACAAGCAGAAGCCTATTACTCCAGAGACAGCCGAGAAACTCGCCAGGGATTTAAAAGCAGTGAAATACGTGGAATGTTCAGCTTTAACACAAGTGAGTGCGCTTGAAAACACAGACATTAAGCTTGATTTTTAAACGGGTGCAGCGTGAATATAGCTTTGTataactgtatgaatgtgcacgtgtacaggtgttcctaataaagtggacggtgagtgtaaaAAACTGCCAGTAAAACAGCAGTGTTGTATTAAAATCTGTTAATACTTTTTATTATACTTAAAATTCTacaaaaatagcatttttattaaaatttaatatttttattaaaaataatttttaaaaaaattgcactggaaaagaaacacaaaatctctaaaaattttaagtttaaagattaagtacaaaagtTTAACATcgcatcagctgcttccagtaagattgtaattataaaaaaataataataaattaagagCCCACAGTATCCACAATCTCATGTGGATATCACAATATGCTATCTCAGAAAAACATATTGtggcataatttatcatgataatgaaattatatcgtcatatcgcccagctctAATGCACACTTTATTCAGATCTTTCTCAGTTGTTGAACTTGCTAACATGtcatttcctcttctttctttgtAGAAAGGGctaaaaaatgtgtttgatgAGGCCATACTCGCTGCGCTGGAGCCTCCAGAGCCCAAGAAGAAGCCTAAATGTGTTCTTTTATGAGTTCAACCTTGCCATAGGTCCTTTCAGGCAGAAACCATCTATGACTATTATCCATCTACATCTGAATCAGTCCTGGTTCATGTTCAGGAAAGGACTAACTATAACAactattatgcttttttttccccccttgttTTGCCTTGAATTATTATGCCATCTGAATTAAGCAAAATGAATAGAATAAGCGTAAGGTAAGAATATTTGTCACAAAGGTTATCttaatttgtattatatttcattagTATATTCTTCTCCAATAGGATTAACAAGACACCCTTAAGGCTAAAGAAGActtttaaattcagttatttattcatGCTCAATATTGTGACAATATTAACCTGTTTAGTTCACTGAAATAGATAAACACAAAATCATAGGAGAAACTAATGAATTTCAACTGttgaagtgtgttattttgtaCAAATTAACAAGTCGTTTATCTGTAAAATATTAGGCTTTCTTAGGATTCCAGAAAACCTGGACAGTGTTATTGTGTATGATTACATTTAGAGGCATAGCTGATCTATCAGTGCATCATGAACTGTTGGCTGTGCTGCAGCTCTAACTGCCTGACCCTAAAAGTGGCTCGATAAGTTAAAAATACAAGCAACTGGTGAACCAAAGCTCGTTTTGTTTCTAAAATCCATTCGCTTTCAATATCAACAGCAAACACAAGATAAATTAATTAAGCCACTGGTATAATTTTGTTTGCTTTCCCCCAAAGTCTTGTTGAAATTCATTCATACAATGTAAATAACCTGATAGTCACGTGTGATACACAAAGCAAAAACTTCATTCcaattttcttttccaaaaatatttacatatcaAGATGAGTGTGATGTTGGCAGATTATACTTGGATCCATGTTCAACAGGTTGTACTTTTTGCCttggtatatttattttaatcaatcCTCAATTTAAGAAGCACCAGTAATTGTCCCAAATAACCaaattttaagtgtttttccatcacttgataaaaaaaaaatatataaagagagTTTATCATAATTGTGTGTGAACTTGGTCTTTTGCCATTCAGATACACtctaggttgttttttttttttatatttttatatggaaTGTTTCGTTACAGAAAATTATCACATGTGAATATTACctcaaaataaacatttccaatGTTTAACACAAATGGTTGTATGAAGCAGACCttactgtactgaatatcaccTTCGAAccagatttattattaacattctCATTTCTCTTATGGGACCACACtgtaaatattatgttttacaagattttattaacattttgaacTTAAAAATATGCACACATGTAAGACATCCATGGACACAAATAGTAATCTTAAGACAACTAGTACACTTCAACACAACTACATGCACACTCTTTTTGCAGGTTCCACATTCTCTTGTGCTGAAAGTGCTTCTCTCTTTGGTGCTGTTTTATTGCTTCTGTCTTCAAGAATGTTCTGTTCTGCTTCCACAGGACCCTACAGACAGTACAGGAGAGTAAATTATTCACcagtaataaacaaaattaagatCACTTAGAGCAGACTGACTGTTCAGCAAGCAATGTTCTAGGGGCAAATGATGCAGGATTTTATAAGGATAATgtctatttatatgtataatttaataCGATTCTTTACTGTGAATCAGACCGTTTCATTAACAGATGCTGTTTAGGTGGATTATAAGGAATTTGGAAAGGAAAGCTGCTTTTGTAAGAATACCGCCTAAAGCTACGTTCACACAAGCAGCGATTTTATTGCTGCAAGTTGCTGCAGTTGCTGTACTATTAATTCGCCAGTAGGTGTTCCTCCTACTGGTTGCCAAAGTCAGTGGCTGGCACAACTAGCATTTCATGTTTGACAACAAATAGGGTTTCTTGCCGCTAAAATTAAACACTCTGGAGGGAGAGCATTTCTGTATAAAATTCATCAGTGTAGATATGCATCGTATCATACaagatgaaggagaagcagtATGGACATGTGGATTTAAAGTACATATGCTTGTCCACTCCGTTTGATGTAACCCTGCATCACTACACACCTTCCTCAATCTCTGTCTCAGTGGCTCTTTGGAAATTTCTGGTAGTGCTTTGATGGACAGCCAGCAGTCATAAATGGAAAGATTTAGTAATGATGATGCCACTTAAAAATGTTACAAGATTTCTAGGTGGATTAACACATTTTTGCCCAAAACCTGAATGTAGTAAATTGATAGTGTAGCCAAATAGTTTGATTTCAATTGTGTGTTCAGGTTTTGGCTCACTGAATCTCTATAGGAAACGTAATCACTCTGGTATGAGCATTAATGTGTTGAAGTACGAAAGATATGTATCAAAATGAAGGTTAATCGTGCATCGGTTTTGCTCAGAGCGATCAAAAGAACAGGCCTTATTTGCATTGCCCATCCTAATACCAATATATAAACCTAAAAGTgtgttaaaaacaataaataaatactaaccTTGTTCTTTTGCTTTGCATATTTCACCGTCCATCTTTGTGCCTTCTCCAAATATACTGCTTTGTTGTATTTAAATTCTGAGGACTGAAGgaaatacatttgaaaaagCGTACAAGGAAGGAAAACAGTGGGTTAGAAGTGGAAAAGTCAGAATGACTCACAATATCTGCCATTAATGGGTCATCTGGGTTCGGTTCTGCCATGAGAAGCTGTACTGAGCTCAGCACTGTGGAGATGTTCAGTGAGGGCCTCCATGCTCCCTATGAAAAGTagatttttacatcatttcacAATCAGGCATTTGCAGGTCACAAATTCAGCATGTA is a window from the Pangasianodon hypophthalmus isolate fPanHyp1 chromosome 16, fPanHyp1.pri, whole genome shotgun sequence genome containing:
- the LOC113530958 gene encoding ubiquitin-conjugating enzyme E2 T isoform X5; translated protein: MKLCTGRGNARAYDVLNFSRENQSSVQQNSVRKPEIVGGANTPYDGGLFTLEIKIPDRYPFEPPKMRFLTPIYHPNIDNAGRICLDVLKLPPKGAWRPSLNISTVLSSVQLLMAEPNPDDPLMADISSEFKYNKAVYLEKAQRWTVKYAKQKNKGPVEAEQNILEDRSNKTAPKREALSAQENVEPAKRVCM
- the LOC113530958 gene encoding ubiquitin-conjugating enzyme E2 T isoform X3 — encoded protein: MKLCTGRGNARAYDVLNFSRENQSSVQQNSVRKPEIVGGANTPYDGGLFTLEIKIPDSVIYLIVRRYPFEPPKMRFLTPIYHPNIDNAGRICLDVLKLPPKGAWRPSLNISTVLSSVQLLMAEPNPDDPLMADISSEFKYNKAVYLEKAQRWTVKYAKQKNKGPVEAEQNILEDRSNKTAPKREALSAQENVEPAKRVCM
- the cdc42l2 gene encoding cell division cycle 42 like 2, with translation MQTIKCVVVGDGAVGKTCLLISYTTNKFPSEYVPTVFDNYAVTVMIGGEPYTLGLFDTAGQEDYDRLRPLSYPQTDVFLVCFSVVSPSSFENVKEKWVPEITHHCPKTPFLLVGTQIDLRDDPSTIEKLAKNKQKPITPETAEKLARDLKAVKYVECSALTQKGLKNVFDEAILAALEPPEPKKKPKCVLL
- the LOC113530958 gene encoding ubiquitin-conjugating enzyme E2 T isoform X4, coding for MQRNSRLKRELQMLSTEPPPGVSCWQLHESVEELQAQIVGGANTPYDGGLFTLEIKIPDRYPFEPPKMRFLTPIYHPNIDNAGRICLDVLKLPPKGAWRPSLNISTVLSSVQLLMAEPNPDDPLMADISSEFKYNKAVYLEKAQRWTVKYAKQKNKGPVEAEQNILEDRSNKTAPKREALSAQENVEPAKRVCM